The proteins below come from a single Garra rufa chromosome 25, GarRuf1.0, whole genome shotgun sequence genomic window:
- the LOC141301650 gene encoding E3 ubiquitin-protein ligase Hakai-like, which yields MDQNDNDLQGTDGSGSLGGLDVRRQIPIKLLSKQTERGKLPARPQRPNTRLPSKSEEEPFTYNQECKSGDAYGNQRRFPQPIFWDYKLNLVGVKDDTPAHFCDKCGLPIKIYGRMIPCKHVFCYDCAVHYEKKCDKMCPGLSLYSCSDQVQRIEQCQRGSLFMCSIVQGCKRTYLSQRDLQAHINHRHMRASKTGSSRPDPPHPTLASDPPDRFRLPPPPHLAKAHPLIPPPLQGHDTYNHPPPASPSDLGHSPRPLPPETFRIATVTTRKHSNLITVPIHDDSGSAGPSPREPHPQTPPGLPPHHHPGDYGSQPVVSHPHHIMPPPQQPHYGPPPPPPPPLSIPMQHPPQGSATPHMVYNQVPPMSTPPPPGHIISQMPPYMNHPPPGPIPPVNAHHYNPNSMPQDQGTLSPPFTQPGAMSPGMWPNPRGPHPPRMQGPPPQGQMPGPHHPDQSRYRPYYQ from the exons ATGGACCAAAATG ACAATGACCTTCAAGGAACTGACGGTTCGGGATCCCTTGGAGGTCTTGATGTTCGCAGACAGATCCCAATCAAGTTACTGTCAAAACAAACGGAAAGAGGCAAGCTGCCTGCCCGACCGCAGCGTCCTAACACCAGACTGCCCTCAAAAAGTGAAGAAG AGCCGTTCACCTATAACCAAGAGTGCAAATCTGGAGATGCGTATGGAAACCAGCGCAGATTCCCTCAGCCAATCTTCTGGGATTATAAG CTCAACTTGGTAGGAGTAAAAGATGACACTCCAGCTCATTTTTGTGACAAGTGTGGTCTGCCCATTAAAATCTATGGGCGAATG ATTCCATGTAAGCATGTTTTCTGCTATGACTGTGCAGTGCACTACGAGAAGAAATGTGACAAGATGTGCCCTGG TTTGTCCCTCTACAGCTGCTCAGACCAAGTCCAGCGCATCGAGCAGTGCCAGCGCGGCTCCCTCTTCATGTGCAGCATCGTACAAGGCTGCAAACGCACCTACCTCTCACAGCGAGACCTGCAGGCTCACATCAACCATCGCCACATGCGGGCCAGCAAGACCGGATCCTCTCGCCCAGATCCCCCACACCCGACGCTGGCCTCCGACCCACCGGACCGCTTCCGGTTGCCACCGCCTCCTCACCTGGCTAAAGCACACCCTCTCATTCCTCCCCCACTGCAAGGCCACGATACCTACAACCATCCACCTCCAGCCTCTCCCTCTGATCTGGGACACTCCCCACGGCCTCTCCCCCCAGAAACCTTCCGAATCGCCACAGTGACTACACGTAAGCATAGCAACCTCATCACAGTGCCCATTCATGATGACTCGGGGAGTGCAGGCCCCTCCCCCCGTGAGCCACACCCACAGACACCTCCTGGCCTGCCTCCACACCACCACCCTGGCGATTACGGCAGCCAACCAGTGGTGTCCCATCCACATCATATCATGCCTCCGCCACAACAACCACATTACGGCCCTCCGCCACCCCCACCACCCCCTCTCAGCATCCCCATGCAGCACCCGCCACAGGGCTCAGCCACACCTCACATGGTTTACAACCAAGTACCTCCCATGTCAACACCCCCTCCACCTGGACACATCATCAGCCAGATGCCACCCTACATGAATCACCCTCCACCTGGTCCCATTCCCCCGGTCAATGCGCACCACTACAACCCAAACTCAATGCCACAGGACCAAGGCACTCTTAGCCCACCTTTTACCCAGCCAGGTGCCATGAGCCCGGGGATGTGGCCCAATCCCCGTGGCCCTCATCCGCCCCGTATGCAGGGGCCGCCACCACAGGGACAGATGCCAGGACCCCACCACCCCGACCAGTCACGATATAGACCGTATTACCAGTAG